In a single window of the Schistocerca americana isolate TAMUIC-IGC-003095 chromosome X, iqSchAmer2.1, whole genome shotgun sequence genome:
- the LOC124556009 gene encoding uncharacterized protein LOC124556009 yields MYLCCHKEKVAGLCPAGVRPPMSPSQLAPSLPLLLGPFPSPLKAPYTEMSLCNSSITSHEHGSEKHAATIQFTHKQSSSTREEQAGLRQPGVRQPPPLIPLGLSLGKRLGRIPTASGVTCTTVSQHNSVRSSYEEGSEKSAAIIGSPHKKRSCTREVQAELRHATVKQPPPLIPLGLSLGRRLGPVPTASEDTPTTVSLHNTASSSYEEGSEKSPAIIGSPHQKSSCTGTSTSHEFGSEKGKVTIGSSHQPKSCMGEEQAGLWPVGVRQPAPSSQLAPSLHPQPGQCPIPWKVMYMVTPVCNSATEGAATIGSTHEHGSSTGEEQAGLWPAGVRQPVTSSQLAPSLPPQRGPPPILQKAMYTVSPVCNSSRTSHDGGSTEGAVTIGSTHEHRSSTGEVQGGLWRAGVRQPVPPSQLAPSLPKHLGRLPVPRKAMYMVSAVCNSSTEGAAIIGSTHYHGSNTGEEQAGLWPAGVRQPVAPSKLAPSRPPQLGRHPIPRNVMYTVSSVCNSATEGAATIGSTHEHGSSTGEEQVGLWPAGIRQPVPPSTFAPSLPSQLGRCPIPRKVMYMVSSVCNSATEGAATMGSTHEHGSNTGEEQAGLWPAGVRQPVHSPQLASSLPPHLGQCPIPQKVMYMVTPVCNSTTEGAATIGSTHEHGSSTGEEQVGLWPAGSRQPVPPSTFAPSLPSQLGRCAIPRKVMYMVTPVCNSATEGAATIGSTHKHGSNTGVEQAGLWPAGVRQPVHSPQLSSSLPPHLGQCPIPRKVMYMLTPVCNSTTEGAATIGSTHEHGSNTGEEQAGLRPAGVRQPVPSFQLAPSLPPQRGPLPNLQKAMCMVSPVCNSSRTSRDGGSTEGAATIGSTHEHGSSTGEEQVGLWPAGVRQLVPPSKLAPSLPPQLWQCPIPRKVMYMTSPACNSATEGAARIGSSYEHGSSTGEEQAGPWLAGVRQPIPLFQVAPSLPPQLGPLPIPRNVKYTLSSVCKSSSTSHDGGSIEGAATISSTHEYGSSTGSVYGMGHAPNTG; encoded by the exons ATGTATTTGTGCTGTCACAAGGAGAAGGTAGCAGGCCTGTGTCCAGCTGGTGTTAGACCTCCTATGTCCCCTTCCCAGTTGGCCCCCTCACTGCCTCTCCTACTGGGGCCTTTCCCCAGCCCACTTAAAGCCCCATATACTGAGATGTCCCTGTGCAACAGCAGCATTACATCACATGAACATGGCTCAGAAAAGCATGCAGCTACAATTCAATTTACCCACAAGCAAAGCTCCAGTACAAG ggaggagcaagcTGGGTTGCGGCAGCCTGGTGTTAGGCAGCCTCCACCTCTAATCCCGTTGGGCCTCTCACTGGGTAAGCGGTTGGGACGTATCCCCACTGCATCAGGAGTCACATGTACTACAGTGTCCCAACATAACAGTGTTAGGTCATCATATGAAGAAGGGTCAGAAAAGTCTGCAGCTATAATTGGGTCTCCCCACAAGAAAAGGTCCTGTACAAG GGAGGTGCAAGCAGAGCTGCGGCATGCTACTGTTAAGCAGCCTCCACCTCTAATCCCATTGGGCCTCTCACTGGGTAGGCGGTTGGGACCTGTTCCCACCGCATCAGAAGACACGCCTACTACAGTGTCCCTACATAACACAGCCAGTTCGTCATATGAAGAAGGATCAGAAAAGTCTCCAGCTATAATTGGGTCTCCCCACCAGAAAAGCTCCTGTACAGG taccagTACATCACATGAGTTTGGCTCAGAGAAGGGTAAAGTTACAATTGGTTCTAGCCACCAGCCAAAATCATGTATGGG ggaggagcaagcAGGGCTGTGGCCAGTTGGTGTTAGGCAACCTGCACCCTCATCCCAGTTGGCACCCTCACTGCATCCACAGCCAGGGCAGTGCCCTATCCCATGGAAAGTCATGTATATGGTAACACCTGTGTGCAACAGCGCAACAGAGGGTGCAGCTACAATTGGTTCTACCCACGAGCATGGATCCAGTACAGG ggaggagcaagcAGGGCTGTGGCCAGCTGGTGTTAGGCAACCTGTAACCTCATCCCAGTTGGCCCCCTCACTGCCTCCACAGCGAGGGCCTCCCCCCATCCTGCAGAAAGCTATGTATACGGTATCACCAGTGTGCAACAGCAGCAGGACATCACATGATGGTGGCTCAACAGAGGGTGCAGTTACAATTGGTTCTACCCATGAGCATCGATCCAGTACAGG GGAGGTGCAAGGAGGGCTGTGGCGAGCTGGTGTTAGGCAACCAGTACCCCCATCCCAGTTAGCCCCCTCACTACCTAAACATCTAGGGCGTCTCCCCGTCCCGCGGAAAGCCATGTATATGGTATCAGCTGTGTGCAATAGTTCAACAGAGGGTGCAGCTATAATTGGTTCTACCCACTACCATGGATCCAATACAGG ggaggagcaagcAGGGCTGTGGCCAGCTGGTGTTAGGCAACCTGTTGCCCCATCCAAGTTGGCCCCCTCACGGCCTCCACAGCTAGGGCGGCACCCAATCCCGCGGAATGTCATGTATACGGTATCATCTGTGTGCAACAGTGCAACAGAGGGTGCAGCTACAATTGGTTCTACCCACGAGCATGGATCCAGTACAGG ggaggagcaagTAGGGCTGTGGCCAGCTGGTATTAGGCAACCTGTACCCCCATCCACGTTTGCCCCCTCACTACCTTCACAGCTAGGGCGGTGCCCCATCCCACGGAAAGTCATGTATATGGTATCCTCTGTGTGCAACAGCGCAACAGAGGGTGCAGCTACAATGGGTTCTACCCACGAGCATGGATCCAATACAGG ggaggagcaagcAGGGCTGTGGCCAGCTGGTGTTAGGCAACCTGTACACTCACCCCAGTTGGCCTCCTCACTGCCTCCACACCTAGGGCAGTGCCCTATCCCACAGAAAGTCATGTATATGGTAACACCTGTGTGCAACAGCACAACAGAGGGTGCAGCTACAATTGGTTCTACCCACGAGCATGGATCCAGTACAGG ggaggagcaagTAGGGCTGTGGCCAGCTGGTAGTAGGCAACCTGTACCCCCATCCACGTTTGCCCCCTCACTACCTTCACAGCTAGGGCGGTGCGCCATCCCACGGAAAGTCATGTATATGGTAACACCTGTGTGCAACAGCGCAACAGAGGGTGCAGCTACAATTGGTTCTACCCACAAGCATGGATCCAATACAGG GGTGGAGCAAGCAGGGCTGTGGCCAGCTGGTGTTAGGCAACCTGTACACTCACCCCAGTTGTCCTCCTCACTGCCTCCACACCTAGGGCAGTGCCCTATCCCACGGAAAGTCATGTATATGCTAACACCTGTGTGCAACAGCACAACAGAGGGTGCAGCTACAATTGGTTCTACCCACGAGCATGGATCCAATACAGG ggaggagcaagcAGGGCTGCGGCCAGCTGGTGTTAGGCAACCTGTACCCTCATTCCAGTTGGCCCCCTCACTGCCTCCACAGCGAGGGCCTCTCCCCAACCTGCAGAAAGCTATGTGTATGGTATCACCTGTGTGCAACAGCAGCAGGACATCACGTGATGGTGGCTCAACAGAGGGTGCAGCTACAATTGGTTCTACCCACGAGCATGGATCCAGTACAGG ggaggagcaagTAGGGCTGTGGCCAGCTGGTGTTAGGCAACTTGTACCCCCATCCAAGTTGGCCCCCTCACTGCCTCCACAGCTATGGCAGTGCCCTATCCCACGGAAAGTCATGTATATGACATCACCTGCGTGCAACAGCGCAACAGAGGGTGCAGCTAGAATTGGTTCTAGCTATGAGCATGGATCTAGTACAGG ggaggagcaagcAGGGCCTTGGCTAGCTGGTGTTAGGCAACCTATACCCCTATTCCAGGTGGCCCCCTCATTGCCTCCACAGCTAGGGCCACTCCCCATCCCACGGAACGTCAAGTATACGCTATCATCTGTGTGCAAGAGCAGCAGTACATCGCATGATGGTGGCTCAATAGAGGGTGCAGCTACAATTAGTTCTACCCACGAGTATGGATCCAGTACAGG GTCTGTTTATGGTATGGGACATGCACCAAATACTGGGTAA